The DNA region CGTCGCCCCGGCCCTGGCCAAAGCGACCTCGGGCGCGATTCAGGCGGCAGGCTTCGTGGAGATCGCCCCCGAGCTGGAGATCAGCCAAGCCAACGACCTCCGCGCCCCCGCCCCGGACACCGACCCGGCCGACGAGCCGGATGCCCCGGAGCAGGAAGCGCCCGAGCAGGAAGCGCCAGTGGCGGACATCGACGCCGACGCTCCCGAAGCGCAAGACCTGGACGCCGCGGACGCGGCTCAGAGCGACGAAGCCGCCCCGGCGGACACGCAAGCCGTGGAAGCCGACGCGCTCGGCGACTTCGTGCTCGCGGCGAAATACATGGGCTACAACGTCTAAGCCGACGACACAACGAGAGGGGCCCGCGCCAGTTGGCGCGGGCCCCTCTCGTTGTCGGCTGCCCGCCGCCGCTAGGTGATGCTGACGAGTTGCGTGAGATCGTCGCCCGGCAGCTCGCCCTCGACGACGGCTGTGACGACCGACTCGTTCAAGACGATCGCGCCCCGATGGTTGTCGAGGAACGCGGTGTCCGCCGCGTCGCGTCCCGTGGCGACGCGCACAAGCGTGGAGCGCGGCGCGAGGCAGGTCGCGTCCACCACTCGCCACACGCCATTGACGAGCGCTTCGGCCACAGCGTGGAAATCCATCGGGTCGCAGCCCGGCGCGTACACGGCGACCAGGCGCGCGGGAACATTCAGCGCGCGCAGCATCGCCACGACCAGGTGCGCGTAGTCCCGGCACACGCCCCTGCCCGCGAGCAGGGTGTCGGCCGCGCCGTCAATGGCGTCGCTGCTGCCCGGCACGTAGCGCAAACGTGCGCCGACCCACGCCGCGACCCTCGCCAACAGGGCCTCGGAATCAAGGGAGTCGCCGAACTCGGCGGCGGCGAACCCGCAGAACTTGTCGCTCTCCGCGTAACGGCTTGGGCGCAGGAACACCGACGCGTCCGACTCAAGCACGGCAGCGGGGGCCGTGTTGCCTTTGATGGTCGCGTCATAGGAGACCAAGAGTTTGCCCGGCGCGGCGGGGAAGGTGTGAATGCGGTTGCCGTGCTCGGTCAGGATCTGTTTGGCCTGGATGTTTTTGCCGTTCAGCGTGAACGACAATGATTCTTCCACCTGAGCGCCAGGGTGCGGGGCGACAGCGATTTGGCATTCAAGGACCGTGCTGTCGACGACGTCGACGTCGAGTCGGGCTGAGACAATGCGAGTGACCAAGCGATCCTCCTAGGACGGGCTCTTCATGGGGTTGGACTTGGCCGCGGGAGCGCCGAGCCAATGGGAAATATGGCAGAAGGGAAAGGGATGTGACCGGGGAGCGTTGTCGCGCAGCGCCTCTTCGGGCAGAAGCTCCGCGCGACAACGCCCCTGCGGGCGGGCGCCCCGCAGGCCTCAGAAGAGCTTGCGCAACTTCGGTTTCTGCTCCACGGCGAGAGTTTCGATCTGCTCCTTGCCTTTGGCGGCGGCCCTTGCGAACTCGTCCGCCCGTTTCGCGGCGCTGTCGGCGAGCTCTTCCGCGCGCTGCGACGCGATCTCGGTGAGCTCGGCGCCTCGCTGGCGAGCGTTTTCCATGATGACTGGCGCTTGCTTCTGCAGTTTCTTCTGCGCTTTCTGCGCCTTCTTGCCCCACTGTGCCGCCGTGTCTTCCAACGCCTCGGACACCTCGGCCCATCGCTCGCTGGCGTTCTCCATGACCACCGGGACCTTCTTCTCCGCCTGCTCGCGCAGCTTCACTGCCTGCTTCTGCAGTTTCTTCTGCGCTTTCTCCGCTTTCTTGCCCCACTCTGCCACTGCGTCCTCTCCGGCTGAAGACACCTCGGCCCATCGCCCCGCGGCGCTGTCGGCGATCTCGTGCGCGCGGTCTGCCAGCAGGGACGAGGGCTGCGAGCCGCCAGGGATCGCGGCGGCCACGGCAGCAGCCGCGTCCTTCGCGGCTCGCCGCGCGCGCCAAGACAGGCCCGGACGCCCCTCGGTGTCGATCGCGGCGATGACAAGGCCGCCCAAAAGCGAGACGTTCTTCCAGAAATGAGCCTTTTGCAGCGCTTTGAGCTCAGGATCTTGCTCGAGCCAGAAGGCGTGGCTCGCGAGGGTCGCGGGCGCCACTGTGCCCGCGAGCACCAGCGACGACACACGGGGAAGTGTGCCGGTCGCGAGGGCAAGACCGGCCACGAGCTGCACCGCCCCGTTGACGCGGGCATAGGTCTGAGGATCGCGCGGCAAACGCTGGGCCAACGGCTCAGGCAGCGCCCCTAATGCTTTGTCCACCAACGGCTTGGCCGCTGGCGCGGGGCTGGGGCGGCGCGCCGCCTCCGAACCGGCGATGATGAAAAACGACCCGAGCAGGGGGCGGGCGATACGCCGTGTCAACATGAAAAACCTCCAAATAATGCGCGTTGCGCTGTTGTTTTCGTCGGCACTGCGCTCACAGCGCTGACATCTCTGGTGTTCGGCCCTTCCGATCCGCGCGGGCAGCGCGCCCGCGATTGTGGAGCGCCGCCACGCGCCCCACACCGACCAGGCTAGACCTAGGAGCGGGAAGGCTTTCAGGGCCCGTCCGAACGCGGCGCTTTCCAGGAGCCCCGCGCTCTTGGCCTAGAGCAAGGCCGTGTCGGTGTGATCGGGGCCGATGTATTTGACGACGAACTGCACATCGACGTCGGGGCCCGCCGCGGCGTGCGCGTCGGCTCGGCACCGGCGGGCGAGGCGAGCGATATCCGCAGGCGAGGTGTGCGGGGGCAGCTCGGCGACAATGCGTATCACCGGGGCGCGGCCCTCGACGCGAATGACGGCCCGAGCACTGTGGACTTGTGGATGACGGGCCACATCGGCGGCGGCAGCAGCGGCGATCCGGTCCAGGGCGATCGGGCCGCGCGCAGCCGCGCCGAGGCGCGAAGCCGTCGGCCGCACATGGGCCAGCACAACCCACAGCCCGAACAGAAGCAGAGCGAAACCGACGCAGGCGAGCGCCGCGGACCACCACGGCCACTGGGGAGCTCGGGCGATCGCATGAGGGTCGATCCTGTCGGAGGCTTGGCGCGCGATGGGGACCAGGGCGCGGTCGCCGATCAGCCAGAGCGCGCCGACGAGCAGCACCAACCCGGTCAACGCGGTGAGCAGCCGGTCGGCCAGGCGCACGGAGGAAGTCATAGAACGGGCCTTTCTCGCAGCGATTCCTCGTCGGCGGCGTCGCGGCGCTGTTGGTCGTGCCAGTGGCCCACAGCGGCGCGGGGAAGCCAAATCCCTTCGCCGACGAGGACATGGGTGCGCGGACGCGGGATGAACGCCACGACCACGAGCACAAGTCCCACCGCCCCGGCCGCGACTGCGGCTGGCCACGTCCACCATGTCCAATGCGCGCCGCTGACGCTCCGCGCGGCAGCTTCCACCAGCCTCGGTCCTTGAAGCCACCCCGCGCCGAGCGCGGCTTCCCGCAGCAGCAACACCCCTGCGGCGATCAAGACCAAAGCGAGCAGCAGGGCGACGACAGAGGCGGCGGCCAGACCGCGGGGGCCGCGCCTGGGCTCGGGCTCGCCGCCGGGATCAGCGGGCACGTCCATGTAGGCCTGGGCGACTTGCGCCGGAGTGCGTTCGTTGTGCAGTCGGTCGATCCGCACCCGGACCTGGTCGGGCCGCTCGCCCAGGGAACGCTGGAGCTCGCTGGTCACCGCGTGGCTCACGGCGGCGACGACCTGCTCGCCGTTCACGGGCCAGCTCGCCGCGACGCGCACGTCCACGATGCTGCGCCCCCGGTGGACCTCTGTGCTGGCAGACGGAAGCGTGTGTCGGGGCAGAGCGCCCCGGTGCGCGGCCACTTCCGGAACCGAAAGCGCGGCGTACTCGATCAACCGCTGACGAGCACGGGCGCGCACGAGGGTGACGCCCCTGACCGGCTGCGTGGGTGCTTGCTGCGCCATCGCCATCAGCTCCGGCGGCGGCCGAGAGCGGTCAGGTCGATCGCGCCGTCGAGATGAGCCCCGACCAGCGCCCCTGCTCCGGCGAGCACAACCGACAGCAGGAAGCCGACCAGGCCGCCGACGACAATCGCGATGGTCAGCAACAGCCCGCCGAAGAACCCTGCTAACGCGTATTTCCCATTCATTGCACTATCTCCTTGAACGCTCTTGAAAGCTGTTGTGTCATGTGCCGCCAACGCCGACGGCTCGACCTCGCGACCACGGCTGCCCTGCCGCGCCATGTCCGCCGCGCGCGGACCGGGGCGCCCTGAGGGGTTTCGCGCTCCTCGAAGGCCGCCAGCGCGGCGATGAGCATCTCGGCGGAACCGCCCGCGTCCGGATGGAACCGGCGCACGGCGTCCCGCCGGGCGCGGCGAGCGCGCGCATCCATTCGAACTCCGCTCACTGGGCCTGGGCTCACTGGGCCTGGGCCGCATCCCGCGCCACCACGTCGCCCACAACGACGTCGACCGGCACCCCGGCCACGTCGCTGGCGACGCGGCGCACGTCGTCCGCCAGGGCGAGCAATCCCTCGCGCAATTCGAGGACCACGTGGACCTGGCCGCTTTTCGGCCCCAGCCGCACCCCCCGGACTGTCCGTCCGGGCAGGTGCGTGGCCGGGCCTGCGACATCGCCGGAATAGAGGCCGACGACGCCGTCGATGGCGGTGATCGCGGCGATCAGGCGGTCCACCTTTTCCGCGACGGGCTGGCTCATTGCACCCTCGGCTCCCCGGAAGCGGGCTGCTCGTCGTCATCGCTGAAATGCACGTCGTGGACCGTGATGTTGACTTCGGTGACCTCGAGCCCCGTCATGTTCTCCACCGACGAGATGACATTGCGGCGGATGCCGTCGGCCAGGTCATGGATGGCGATCCCGTACTCGGCAACGATCTCGATGTCGATAGCGGCCTGCCGCTCGCCGACCTCCACGCTGACGCCCTGGGTCAAGCTGGCAGCGCCCGGCAGCGCCTCGCGCAGCTTGCCGACCACACGGGCCGCTTGGCCCCCCAAGTCGTAGACGCCGTCCACCTCGCGAGTGGCGATGCCCGCGATCTTGGACACCACGACGTCGGCAATCGTCGTGACGCCGTGATCGGAGAGTTGCTCCACATTTTTGCCGGTTCGCTCAGCAGCATTGGCCACGCTCGTCCCTCGGGACTCTGTTGTCGTCATCAGCTTCTCCTTTACGTAGTTGCAAACGGCCGGAATCTGTACGGCACAATGTTGTGTCGGAGCCCGGCGCACGCCGCGCACGGATTTGAGAGAGAGAACACAAATCTGCCCCACGCGTTGCGTGAAGAGACGAGAGAACCCCATGCCGCTCCCGCAAGCCCGGCTCCTAGCCTCGCTGTCTGACGAGCTGCTCGCCCGCCGGGCCCAGCACGGCGACGGCGAAGCGTTCGACGCGCTGGTCGCGCGGCACGCCAGAGCGCTCTTGCGGTTCGTCCAAAGCACCTACCCGGACCGCTCCGGCTGCGAGGACATCGTCCAAGAAACTTTCATCGCCGCCTGGAAAGCGTTGCCCACGTTCGGCTTCCGGTCCCAGTTCCGCACCTGGCTGTACTCGCTCGCTTCTCGGAAAACGATTGACGCGCTGCGCAAACGCGGCGCAGGCTCCGACCTCGGCGCGATCCCTGAAACCCCCGACGTCCGCCCTGGCCCTGGCCAGCAGGTGCTCAACGGCGAATTCCTGGCTGCGCTCAGAAGCCAGTTGTCCCGCCTCCCGTACCCAGCCCGCGCCGCCTGGTGGCTGCGCGAGGTGCACGAGCTGCCTTTGGCGGAGATCGCCGCGATTCTGCGCACCACCGAAGGCTCGGTGCGCGGCCACCTGCAGCGCACGCGCAAACACCTCGCCGAAGCCCTTCGGGAGTTCCGCCCATGAGCCCCCCGCCCCGTCCCGAACACTTGCACGTCCCCGCCGCGCGGCGTAAGACTAGAGAACCGATGAGAGCCCGAGCCGGAGATCGCCACGACTCCGCCGCAGAAGCGACGGAGTGGATCGCCGATGCCACCAGACGGTTCGCGGGCCTCACCGCAGACACATCGCCCGAAAGCTCCGACGTGGAACTGCCCGCGCTGCGACAGCTGCGAAGCACCATCGGGCAGCTGGTCTCAGCGCTTCCCAGACCAGTGAGGCCGGTCAACACCAGCAGGCCGGGCGTCGCCTTCAGCCATGTGGCCTTGCGGAAAACGCTCACCTTCGCCCTCGCCGAACCGGCCTCTGCGGCATCGGCGGCAGTGGCCGACATCGCCATAGAACTGCACGACGCGACACCCACATCAGTGCACATCGACCTTGTCGCCGTCGGCGCGGACGCCCGCGAGCGCACCTACCTCTCCGACGGCGACGCGCTGCGCGAGCGGGCTGCCGCCGCCTTCTTGGAAACACTCGGCACGCCAGCGCCGCCGATCACCCTCACCTGGGACGACCTCGTCGAACTGGACGACCCGCTTCGCTAACGCGGATCGCGCGTCCGCGAAACCGGGCGTGCGCCGCGCCGGGAACACCATGGGACGCTGACGAGAAGGACCGGCCACTGTGAGACGATGAGCCGCATGCCGGTTCGCTACGAGAAGCCCGAGGGATGGGTCCATCGTGGCGGGGACAATGAGTTCTGGCTGTTGACGGGCCCGTTGCAGGCGGCGCTGCGCCCGCCGGGCGTCATCGTCGTCGCCCCTGTCTTAGAGCAGCGGCGCAACGGCCGGATCGAGGCGGAGCGGTTGGACAACTGGTCCCGCATCGCCCGGATCGCCGACCAACAGGGCGAGCCTCCGTACGGGGGCTCGGTCATCAACGGCGCGCTTTTGGAGCGCGCGGCGGACCTGTTGCGCGCCATCGCCGCCAACCCAGCCTTGTCCGTGACTGTGTCGCGCAAGCCGACGGCGAGGGCAACCATCGCGGCTGTGTTGCAGGAAATGCTCGCCGCGGCGGGCCGCGACCGGGTTTGGGCCCACGACCTCATCGCCGGACCCGACGGCAGGGCTTTCCTGCGCGACCTGTGCGCCTTCGGGTGGACCGACGACGGCGAGGCCGCCGCAGCGCTGTTCTCCCATGTCGTCTCCTGCGCGGACGACGAGATCGAGCGGATGCAGAACCGCATGGTCCAAGAGAACGACCCTGGCGCAGCCGTGCGCTGGTCGGACAAAAAGCCCGGCGCCCCGTTTCTCCTCCATGAGACCCGCCGCAGCGTCGAGATCGCCCGCGCCATCGCGGAAGCCCTCGACCCCCTCGCCGACGAGCAGCTCGACCAGATCCCCCCGGTCCTCGCTCGCGAACTCGCCCGCGCCGTCCTGCGCGACCGCCGCGAAACCGACAAACGGCTCAAGCATCCCTGAACAGGCGGGAACCGGGCGAGGCGTGAGCGTTGAGCGGCTCATCCGGCAAGATATATGGCCAACCTGTCGCGGACATGCTCATAGGTGCCGTCCGCAGCATCGGAGTCGGGAGCGACCCGGTCAGGGGAAAGCCGGTCCCAAAGATAGAGCCCACGGACAATCACCAGGTACGAAGCTTCAGCCAAGGTGAAGAGGATCTCGCGCTCGGTGCTCTCCTCGACCGAGCACAGCAGGCCAGGATATGCCGACGTCTCGCGCGTGCGCACAATCCAGGACGGGGCGCCGCCCCCGGCAACGTCCGTGTCGTTGATAACTTCGGTGGCTCCCCCCTTTCGCCCGAAGGCTGTCGCCCTCGCGGCACCTCGCCCCGAGTCGAAGAGAGCTCGCAGCGCAGCCGGATCCCTCGCGGTGAGAACAAGGACCACCACCTGCGACGAGGAGCCGTCGTCCGAAACCTTGTGCTGCTCGAGCTCGCCGTACTGGTTGACGAACGACGAATCCCAGCCACCGCCCTGATCCAACCCCAACGACACGCCGACCAACCGGTTCACAGGCACCATCACCGGATCTGATGCCTTCGCCAACTGAGGAGACCGGGGAGGCTCGGACACAGGCAATAAGCAGTCAACCAGAACACCCCCGTCGTCCCCGTCCGCCCGCGCGAAGCCCGCAACCGGCAACCCAGCCGCCGCCGCGCACACCGCCACAACCAACACCATCCAACGCCTCACTGATCCCACCGCCGCACACATAGTCCTCACCTGGCTCATTCTCTCCCACCCCCTCCACAACGAGCCGAACGGCCACCGCAACCCCTACGCCCCGGCGACCCACTCCGCCGAACCGTCCGCACAGCACGAACTGCTTCGCTCCCGCCCCAGCGCCACGACCCCACCCCTACGCCCCGGCGACCCACTCCGCCGAGCCGTCCGCGAAGTGCTGCCGCTTCCACACGGGGATCTGCCGTTTGATCTCGTCCACCAAGATCTGGCAGACGCCGAACGCCTCGGCGCGATGGTCGGCGGCCACCGCGACGACCAATGCCGCCTCGCCGATGCGAAGCAGCGCCACCCGATGGCTCGCCGCCACCGCCCGAACACCCGCGCGGCCCGCCACGACCTCGGCCACAACCTCGGCGAGACGCTGCTGGGCGGTCGGATGGCTGCGGTATTCGAGGGCCAACACCTCCCGGCCTGCGTCGTGGTCGCGCACATTCCCGCTGAACCCGACGACCGCGCCCGCATGCCCGTCCGCCGCCTGCGCCACCAGGGCCTCGTGCGCCGACAGGGAGAGAGGCTCCTGACCGACCCAGGTCCGCGCGATCCTGGCGCCCGGACGGTGCTCTGCCGTGGTCAATGGTCGGCCCCTGCCAGTTGCTCAAGCGCGTGACCGAGCACCCCGCCCAGCACCGCGAGGCCGTCGCGGACGCCCCCGGCCGAGCCCGGCAGATTCACCACCAGGGTCCGCCCCGCCACTCCGGCCACGCCTCGGGAAAGCACGGCTGTGGGAACTTTCTGCGCCCCCGCGCCGCGAATGGCCGCCGCGAGACCAGGGATCTCGTAATCCAGCAGCGCCTTGGTGGCCTCGGGAGTCCGGTCGGTCGGGGAGATCCCCGTGCCCCCCGTGGTGATGACAACATCGGGCCCCGCCGCCACAGCCAGGCGCAACGCCTCGGCGAACGCCGCCCCGTCGGAAGCCACCTCGACAGCCACGTCGAAACCGCGCTCCTGGAGCCACCCGGCGATCACGGGCCCCGTTGTGTCCGCATACGCCCCTGCGGCCGCGCGAGTCGAGGCGACAAGGACCCTGGCGCGAGTCACACCGACCAATCCCCGCTCGCGCCGCCCTCTTTGCGCACAACGCGCACTTCGCCGAGCCACGAGGCGGGATCGACGGCCTTGACCATGTCGTGCAGGGTCAGCCCGGCGACTGCCACGGCGGTCAGCGCCTCCATCTCCACGCCGGTCCGATCCGTGGTCTCGGCGACCGCCTCGATGCCCACGCCGGAACCACCGAGCTCGAACGAGACCGCCACCTTGGTGAGCGCGATCTGATGGCAGAGCGGAATAAGCTCGGAAGTCCTTTTCGCGGCCATGATCCCCGCGACCCTCGCGACAGCAAAAGCGTCGCCCTTCTTCGCGTGCGGATCGGCCAAGGCTGACAGCGCGTCTTTGTTCGCGTGGAAGGTCGCGGTCGCGGTCGCGCGCCGCCTGCTCGGCTCTTTGCCGGACACGTCCACCATCCGCGCCGCCCCGGATTCGTCGAGGTGGGTGAGCTTGGGCGCCCCTCCCGAGCGTTGGGCAGTCGGGGAAAGGTCGGCCACGGGATCAGCTCAGCCGTTGATCTGCGTGGACGGATGCACGTACGGCAGCGACTCGCCCGGCAGGGGGAACTCGGTCTCGCCGAACGGGGACAAGGCCCCGCTCCAATCGGTCGCCAGCTCGGTGACCGGGTGGTCGCGCTGCGGCCAGCCTGGGTCGACGTAACGCTCTTTCTCGCTTTTTCCCATGCGGTCATTGTGCCAGAACGGCGCCGGGCGCGCGGAGCGCGGACCAGTTTCTGGCCAGTCGTTCACGACTGGCTTCCCGCTCGCGGGCCTCCTGGCCGGGCCGCGCGCGCTAGACTGCAAACTCTTCGCTTCTCACCCAGGACCATCACGATGCCAACACCCAGCGCCACCACCCGCCGAGGCCTCAGCGAGCGCCTCGCGCCGTTCAGCTCGACCATCTTCGTCTCGATGACCGAGCTGGCCAAGAAAACCGAGTCGATCAACCTCGGCCAAGGTTTCCCGGACACTGACGGGCCGCCGGCCATGCTGGAAGCCGCGCAGAAAGCCATCGCGGACGGCGTGAACCAGTACTCTCCTGGCCGCGGCTACCTGCCGCTGCGCCAAGCGATCGCGAACGACCGGGCCACGCGCTACGGGACGGTGTACGACCCGGACACGGAAATCCTGATCACTGTCGGGGCCACCGAAGCCCTGACCTGCGCCATCCTCGCTCTGATTGAGCCAGGGGAAGAAGTCGTCGCGCTCGAGCCCTGCTACGACAGCTACGCGCCCGCGGTCGCCATGGCCCACGGCGCGCTGGCCCGCGTGCCATTGGAGCCGAGCGGGGGGAAGTTCGTCTTCGACCCGCGGCGCCTCGCCGCCGCCATCACCCCCCGCACCCGGATCATCCTGCTCAACACCCCGCACAACCCCACTGGCACAGTGCTCAGCCGCGACGAGCTCGCCGAGATCGCCCGCCTCGCGGTCCAGCACGACCTCATCGTCCTGACTGACGAGGTGTACGAGCATCTGATCTTCGACGGGCGCGGGCATCTGCCCATCGCCTCGCTGCCCGGCATGGCCGAGCGCACGCTGAGCTGCTCCGGGGCGGGCAAAACCTTCAACGCGACCGGGTGGAAGACCGGGTGGGTCTGCGGACCCGCCGATCTCGTGAGCGCGGTGCTCGCCGTCAAGCAGTACGTCACATTCGTCGGAGCGGCCCCGCTGCAGCCCGCCGTCGCGCTCGCGCTGCGCACCCAGGACGGCTGGATCAAGGGACTGCGCGCCATGTTGCTGGAGAACCGCGACCGGCTCGCGGCGGGTCTGAGCGAATCGGGCTTCACGGTGTATCCGGCGACGGGGACGTACTTCCTCACCGCGGACGCGGCTCCGCTCGCCGCCACCTCGGCGAAGGGATGGGACTGCGCGGACGGCGCCGAGTTCTGCCGCCGCCTCGCGCACGAGGTCGGGGTCGCCGCCATCCCGTACGCCGGTTTGTCCGAACGGCGCGACCTGTACGGCAGCCTCGTGCGCTTCGCGTTCTGCAAACGCCCGGAGGTGCTGGACGAGGCGCTCGCCCGGTTGGCCCGTCTGCGAAGCTGACCGCCCGCATCGCCGCCGCGTATTTTTCAGTCCGCATATTTTTCAGTACAATGTCGTATGGCCACGGGAGCCCCCAAGCGCCAGACGACGCGCGCGCGAAGCCGTCCGGTTTCGCGCCGTCCATGACCGCTGTTGTGTTCTCACTGGGCTTCCCGGCCCAGGCGGAGAACGTTTAAGGAGAATTCCATGACCCCAACGCCATTCAGCGCCACTGTGCTCGGCTCCCCTCGCATCGGCCCCAACCGCGAGTTGAAGAAAGCCGTCGAGTCGTACTGGGCCAAGAAATCCAGCGCCGAGGACTTGGCCGCCGTCGCCAAGGGCCTGCGCGCCGACACCCTGACGAAGCTGAAGAACGCGGGCTTTGACTCCGTGCCGGTGAACACCTTCTCGTACTACGACCAGATGCTCGACGCGGCGGTGCTGCTCGGCGCGCTGCCGGAGCGGGTCAAGGGCGTCGCGAACGACCTCGACCGCTACTTCGCCGCAGCTCGGGGCAACCAAGACGTCGCGCCGCTCGAAATGACCAAGTGGTTCGACACGAACTACCACTACATCGTTCCGGAGATCTCCCCGTCCACGAAGTTCGCCCTCGACCCGAGCAAGATCTTCGCCGAGCTGGAAGAGGCCAAAGAGCTCGGCGTCCCGGCCCGCCCGGTCGTGATCGGCCCGGTCACCTTCCTCCTGCTGTCCAAGCCGGTGAACGGCCAAGGCCCGCTCCTGGAGCGGATCGGCGAGCTCATCCCGCTCTACAAGGACCTCCTTTCGCAGCTGAAAGCCAAGGGCGTCGAGTGGGTGCAGTTGGACGAGCCGGTGCTCGTGACGGACAAAGGGCAGGCCGTCCTCGACGCCGCCGTCTCCGCGTACCAACAGCTGACCTCCGCGGCCGACCGGCCGTCGGTCTTGCTCGCGACCTACTTCTCCGGCTTGGGCTCCGCGCTGGAGAAAATTCTTTCCAGCGGCGTCGACGGCGTCGCCGTCGATCTGGTCTACGGTTCGGCGGACCACCTCGCCGGTGTGCATTTCCAGGGCAAGCTGCTGGTGGCCGGCGTGGTCGACGGGCGCAACATCTGGCGCACCGACCTCGACAAGGCGTTGACCGTGCTCGAGGGCCTCAAGAACAAAGGCGTGCAGGTCGCTGTCTCCTCCTCAAGCTCGCTCTTGCACGTGCCGTACTCGCTCAAGCCGGAAACGCACCTCGATGACACGCTGCGCTCCTGGCTGGCTTTCGGCGACGAGAAGATCGCCGAGGTCGCGACCCTGGCCAAGGGCCTGAAACAAGGCCGCTCGGCCATCGCCGACGAGCTTGACGCGAGCGCGAAAGCGCAGAGCGCCCGGCGCACCGACCCGCGTCTGAACGACAAGGCGCTGCGCGACGAGATCGCCAAGCTCCGCGAGACCGCGGGCCAACGCGGCCCCGCCGACCAGCGCATCGCGCAGCAGAACGCGGCGCTCGGCATCCCGAAGCTGCCGACCACCACAATCGGCTCCTTCCCCCAGACGCGGGAGATCCGCGTCGCCCGCCAGAAGTTCACCAAGGGCGAGATCACTGCCGAGCAGTACGAGCAGCACATGCGCGACGAGGTCGCCGCTGTCATCAAGCTCCAGGAGGAGCTGGGCCTCGACGTGCTGGTGCACGGCGAGCCGGAGCGCAACGACATGGTGCAGTACTTCGCCGAGCAGCTCGAAGGCTTCTTCGCGACGTCGAACGGCTGGGTGCAGTCCTACGGATCGCGCTGCGTCCGCCCGCCGGTGCTCTTCGGCGATGTGAAGCGCCCGAACCCGATGACGGTGCAATGGAGCAAGTACGCGCAGTCCCTCACCGACAAGCCGGTCAAAGGCATGCTCACGGGTCCGGTCACCATCCTGGCCTGGTCTTTCGTCCGTGACGACCAGCCGCTCGGCGACACCGCGTACCAGGTGGCGCTCGCGATCCGCGAAGAGACTGTCGACCTGCAGAACGCCGGGATCAAGGTCATCCAGGTGGACGAGCCCGCGCTGCGCGAGACTCTGCCGCTCAAGAAAGCCGAACAAGACGCGTACCTGGATTGGGCCGTGGGCTCGTTCAAGTTCTCGACCTCCGGCGTCGAGGACTCGACCCAGATCCACACCCACCTGTGCTACTCGGAGTTCGGCGAGGTCATCGGCGCGATCGCCGACCTCGACGCGGACGTCACCTCCATCGAGGCCGCCCGCTCGCACATGGAGGTGCTGGACGACCTGAACGCCGCCGGTTTCAAAAACGGCGTCGGCCCGGGCGTCTACGACATCCACTCGCCGCGCGTGCCCTCGGTCGACGAGATCGTCGTCTCGCTCAAAGAGGCCCTCGCCGCCGTGCCGGTCGACCGTTTGTGGGTCAACCCGGACTGCGGCCTGAAGACCCGAGGCGAGAGCGAGACGAAGGCGTCGCTGGTCAACCTGGTGG from Segniliparus rotundus DSM 44985 includes:
- the metE gene encoding 5-methyltetrahydropteroyltriglutamate--homocysteine S-methyltransferase, yielding MTPTPFSATVLGSPRIGPNRELKKAVESYWAKKSSAEDLAAVAKGLRADTLTKLKNAGFDSVPVNTFSYYDQMLDAAVLLGALPERVKGVANDLDRYFAAARGNQDVAPLEMTKWFDTNYHYIVPEISPSTKFALDPSKIFAELEEAKELGVPARPVVIGPVTFLLLSKPVNGQGPLLERIGELIPLYKDLLSQLKAKGVEWVQLDEPVLVTDKGQAVLDAAVSAYQQLTSAADRPSVLLATYFSGLGSALEKILSSGVDGVAVDLVYGSADHLAGVHFQGKLLVAGVVDGRNIWRTDLDKALTVLEGLKNKGVQVAVSSSSSLLHVPYSLKPETHLDDTLRSWLAFGDEKIAEVATLAKGLKQGRSAIADELDASAKAQSARRTDPRLNDKALRDEIAKLRETAGQRGPADQRIAQQNAALGIPKLPTTTIGSFPQTREIRVARQKFTKGEITAEQYEQHMRDEVAAVIKLQEELGLDVLVHGEPERNDMVQYFAEQLEGFFATSNGWVQSYGSRCVRPPVLFGDVKRPNPMTVQWSKYAQSLTDKPVKGMLTGPVTILAWSFVRDDQPLGDTAYQVALAIREETVDLQNAGIKVIQVDEPALRETLPLKKAEQDAYLDWAVGSFKFSTSGVEDSTQIHTHLCYSEFGEVIGAIADLDADVTSIEAARSHMEVLDDLNAAGFKNGVGPGVYDIHSPRVPSVDEIVVSLKEALAAVPVDRLWVNPDCGLKTRGESETKASLVNLVEATKQVRATL